The following are encoded in a window of Artemia franciscana chromosome 19, ASM3288406v1, whole genome shotgun sequence genomic DNA:
- the LOC136039549 gene encoding protein adenylyltransferase Fic-like translates to MVQPEVEDQERNKNETRDALVAMERAVKMKDSGKKEKAERLFKQALAIAPEHPDILTSYGEFLEEIEKNYVDADFNYKKALNFSPDHSQALENHKRTRPIVEKLDEFLLQDIQKKKESLFPDIEGKKDKIVESSHVATLSRIDIETYNEYVSERNIAEGSKIVLQEVNATIIPEKLKTCRSQIDHHEDPGIHEALKFIESALLRKNQDISENDILQIHKHVMAEQGEDYRQTQVFIYFYTPPPPNKIKLLMDDFVRWINSIDATSLHPIRYAALAHYKLTHIHPFSDGNGRTSRLLMNWILMRADYPRVIVRKEDQQYFETLKDAQLGDERPFIRFIAQSIVQTMDFYQWVINKDSS, encoded by the coding sequence ATGGTGCAGCCTGAAGTGGAAGAtcaagaaagaaacaaaaatgaaactagGGATGCTCTAGTTGCAATGGAACGTGCAGTCAAAATGAAAGATTCAGGTAAAAAGGAAAAGGCAGAGAGGCTATTCAAACAAGCCTTAGCAATAGCACCTGAACATCCAGACATTTTGACTTCTTATGGTGAATTCTTAGAGGAAATAGAAAAGAACTATGTAGATGCAGACTTTAATTACAAGAAAGCCTTAAATTTTTCCCCAGATCATTCTCAGGCACTGGAAAACCACAAAAGGACCCGACCTATAGTGGAAAAGCTTGATGAATTTTTGCTGCAggatattcaaaaaaagaaggaaagtcTGTTTCCCGACattgaaggaaaaaaagataaaatagttgaaagttcACATGTTGCTACTTTATCTCGGATAGATATTGAAACCTATAATGAATATGTTTCCGAAAGAAACATAGCCGAGGGCAGTAAAATAGTGTTACAAGAGGTAAATGCCACAATTATTCCCGAGAAACTTAAAACTTGTCGAAGTCAAATCGATCATCATGAAGATCCTGGCATTCATGAAGCTCTGAAATTTATTGAAAGTGCTCTGCTTCGTAAAAATCAAGATATATCTGAAAATGACATACTACAAATACATAAACATGTAATGGCAGAACAAGGTGAAGATTATCGTCAGACCCaagtctttatttatttttatacgcCTCCACCTCCAAATAAGATAAAGCTGCTCATGGACGACTTTGTTAGATGGATCAACTCGATCGATGCTACAAGCTTACATCCTATAAGATACGCCGCATTAGCTCATTATAAGCTGACCCATATTCATCCATTTAGTGACGGTAATGGACGAACTTCTAGACTTCTGATGAATTGGATATTGATGCGTGCTGATTATCCTCGAGTAATTGTAAGAAAAGAAGATCAGCaatattttgaaactttgaaagaTGCTCAGCTGGGTGACGAACGCCCTTTTATTAGATTTATTGCTCAATCCATCGTGCAGACAATGGATTTTTATCAATGGGTGATTAATAAAGACTCTAGTTAG